The Mercurialis annua linkage group LG2, ddMerAnnu1.2, whole genome shotgun sequence genome contains a region encoding:
- the LOC126670406 gene encoding multiple organellar RNA editing factor 8, chloroplastic/mitochondrial-like — protein sequence MATQIISRSFLHRQTIFSLLSRSVTPLPTPPLISRSFTLIRPLSAAVHFPLPSSSIASTRSLSTRATRSSLNDPSPNWSNRPPKETILLDGCDFEHWLVVMEPPVGDPTRDEIIDSYIKTLAAVVGSEEEARMKIYSVSHRCYFAFGALVSEELSYKIKELPRVRWVLPDSYLDVKNKNYGGEPFIDGKAVPYDPKYHEEWIRNNARANERNKRPRNPDRRTTTTYDRRREGMQNRDFQNTTPPMGNQSFQNSQSNMGMPNQGMQNTPSNMAGMPQSNMGRPGGPPPPPPNNYMGGPSPPPPNNFRGEQPPPLPNNYMGGPPPPPPNNFMGGPPHSPPNNFMGGPPPPNKFMDGPPPQLPNNYLGRPQNMGGMPQNNMGSMPPNNMGGMPQNNMGSMPPNNAGGFQPNAGWSNNMGGNMQQNYQNVPSNEGISPQGAPSNYPNYNSNRDEDAPVRKFYSA from the exons ATGGCGACACAGATCATTTCCCGCTCTTTCCTGCACAGACAAACAATCTTTTCACTTCTCAGCCGCTCCGTCACTCCACTCCCAACACCACCACTCATCTCTCGCTCTTTCACTCTCATCCGCCCACTCTCCGCCGCGGTCCACTTCCCTCTGCCGTCCTCTTCTATCGCCTCCACCCGCTCGTTATCGACCCGTGCTACCAGGTCTTCGCTTAACGATCCTTCTCCTAATTGGTCTAATAGGCCGCCCAAGGAAACAATTTTGCTCGACGGCTGTGATTTCGAGCACTGGCTTGTTGTTATGGAACCGCCTGTGGGTGATCCTACCAGAGATGAAATTATTGATAGCTATATCAAAACCCTCGCTGCTGTCGTTGGCAG TGAGGAGGAAGCGAGGATGAAAATCTACTCAGTTTCACATAGATGCTACTTTGCATTTGGAGCTCTCGTGTCCGAAGAGCTCTCTTACAAAATAAAAG AATTGCCTAGGGTTCGTTGGGTCCTTCCTGATTCATACTTGGATGTTAAGAACAAAAATTATGGAG GGGAACCTTTCATTGATGGGAAAGCTGTTCCATATGATCCCAAGTACCATGAGGAATGGATAAGAAACAATGCAAGGGCAAATGAGAGAAACAAGCGTCCTCGTAACCCTGATAGGCGTACTACTACTACCTATGATAGGAGGAGGGAAGGCATGCAGAACCGCGATTTCCAGAATACCACTCCACCAATGGGTAACCAAAGCTTCCAGAATTCTCAATCCAACATGGGTATGCCCAATCAGGGCATGCAGAATACTCCATCTAACATGGCTGGAATGCCACAGAGCAACATGGGTCGACCAGGTGGGCCACCTCCGCCGCCTCCTAACAACTATATGGGTGGACCCTCACCCCCACCACCGAACAACTTTAGGGGTGAGCAGCCACCCCCATTGCCGAACAACTATATGGGTGGACCACCACCCCCACCGCCGAACAACTTTATGGGTGGACCACCACACTCACCGCCGAACAACTTTATGGGTGGACCCCCACCACCGAACAAATTTATGGATGGACCCCCACCCCAACTGCCGAACAATTATTTGGGTCGTCCACAGAATATGGGAGGAATGCCGCAAAATAACATGGGAAGCATGCCTCCCAACAACATGGGAGGAATGCCTCAAAACAACATGGGAAGCATGCCTCCCAACAACGCCGGAGGATTTCAACCAAATGCAGGATGGTCCAATAACATGGGAGGGAATATGCAGCAGAACTATCAGAATGTACCGAGTAATGAAGGCATATCTCCACAAGGTGCTCCATCAAACTACCCCAACTACAATTCAAACAGGGATGAGGATGCACCTGTCAGAAAATTCTATTCAGCATGA